The following are encoded in a window of Diorhabda sublineata isolate icDioSubl1.1 chromosome 3, icDioSubl1.1, whole genome shotgun sequence genomic DNA:
- the LOC130442122 gene encoding chromatin assembly factor 1 subunit A-like, giving the protein MDNSSDELPASRKRQHSSPSSINNELDLKRKKVDDVENITNVNVCDNSEQQEENTLKTELLNTTGSELKTDISRQDIKECKNLGEENKQNCEDAIGSASENSIDNKLEDKLQTKNNSETNEIVAFRNLAIEEKNEEHIDETKIINLISTKDQIREEKNRENIALEKNENEEGGEKQTIPTDKNESIENQNSPKETNDPVEYVISDSDEEVTKSSESNTPIKMKSDLSAKKLTPKQLKRKLEHEKRKQEKQKEKEERMKRRLEEQLKRKEVKDKEQKEKELKKKELEKERELKKKEKEEREEKKRKEKEEKEQKRKEKEEKEEQKRKEREEEKLKKLQEIEEKNREKLKEEEKKQKAAAAFVNFFVPKKTDDAQDIKKTQTSNFLQFEVKSDMKLPLPRRDYLTKEQKDQLDLYLENQDTESSYLKDLSSGKIIGKSLKTWPYEESTEDDVVIVDLGETIFEEKSQKYRGKFLYFHENRRPAYYGTWRKKSTVIKPRKPFAEDQKVFNYEEDSDDDWEEEEQGESLNASEDEAEKENEDEKDDYEVDNEFFVPHGHLSDDEIDDEEMARLSPEFLKQKLMLLKEEFDHDMQSKTHKLKPRSIGCIWYNKDSSNVEEAVDRYLQPLAIISRNQIVIKKRDDILLVKEKKKIIKELDSELIPRFLKMIHGSSCKKSVLVDKFLTAVENNGNITQVSKRMLVRTIRKYANWEKYRDEETKRFKFRWCVNQDMREKYDLTKVKDDCR; this is encoded by the exons ATGGATAACTCATCGGATGAATTGCCTGCTTCAAGAAAAAGACAACATTCTTCGCCTTCTTCAATAAACAATGAACTcgatttaaaaagaaaaaaagttgatgATGTGGAAAATATTACAAATGTTAATGTTTGCGATAATTCTGA GCAACAAGAAGAAAACACGCTCAAAACTGAGCTATTAAATACAACAGGAAGTGAATTGAAAACAGATATTTCTCGGCAGGACATTAAGGAATGTAAAAATCTAGGTGAAGAGAACAAACAAAATTGTGAAGATGCTATTGGAAGTGCATCTGAGAACAGCATAGATAATAA ACTAGAAGATAAGTTACAAACTAAGAATAATTCAGAAACTAACGAAATTGTAGCATTTAGAAATCttgcaattgaagaaaaaaatgaagaacataTAGATGAGaccaaaataatcaatttaattagtACTAAGGACCAAATCAGAGAAGAGAAAAATAG AGAAAACATTGccttggaaaaaaatgaaaacgaaGAAGGAGgagaaaaacaaacaattccAACTGATAAAAATGAATCTATAGAGAATCAAAACTCTCCCAAGGAAACTAATGATCCAGTTGAATATGTAATATCAGATAGTGATGAGGAAGTGACAAAGTCAAGTGAATCAAACACCccaattaaaatgaaatcagATTTATCTGCCAAAAAGCTAACGCCTAAGCAGTTGAAACGAAAACTGGAACATGAAAAAAGGAAACAAGAAAAgcagaaagaaaaagaagagagaATGAAAAGGAGATTAGAAGAACAATTAAAAAGAAAGGAGGTCAAAGACAAGGAGcagaaagaaaaagaattaaagaaaaaagaactGGAAAAGGAAagagaattgaaaaagaaagaaaaagaagaaagggAGGAAAAGAAGCgcaaagaaaaagaagaaaaggaacagaaaagaaaagagaaagaagaaaaagaagagcaAAAGCGTAAAGAACGtgaagaagaaaaactgaaaaaattacaagaaattgaagaaaaaaacagagagaaattgaaagaagaagagaagaaacAAAAAGCAGCTGCCGcctttgtgaatttttttgttcctaAAAAAACTGATGATGCGCAAGACATCAAAAAAACACAAACTTCAAACTTTTTACAGTTTGAAGTTAAATCAGACATGAAGTTGCCTTTACCCAGAAGGGATTACTTGACAAAAGAACAAAAGGATCAATTGGATTTGTATTTAGAAAACCAAGATACTGAATCATCATACTTAAAGGATCTCTCTTCTGGAAAAATTATTGGGAAAAGCCTTAAGACCTGGCCTTATGAAGAATCAACAGAAGATGATGTAGTTATTGTGGATTTAGGAGAAACAATTTTTGAAGAGAAGTCGCAAAAATATAGAGGAAAATTTTTGTACTTCCATGAAAACCGCAGACCAGCATATTATGGTACTTGGAGGAAAAAGAGTACAGTAATCAAACCACGTAAACCTTTTGCGGAAGACCAAAAAGTTTTTAACTATGAAGAAGATTCAGACGATGATTGGGAAGAGGAAGAACAAGGAGAATCCCTCAACGCTTCTGAAGATGAAgctgaaaaagaaaatgaagatgaaaaaGATGATTATGAAGTAGACAACGAATTTTTTGTTCCACATGGCCATTTAAGTGATGATGAAATAGATGATGAGGAAATGGCGCGATTATCACCAgaatttctaaaacaaaaactCATGCTATTGAAAGAAGAATTTGATCACGATATGCAATCTAAGACACACAAATTGAAGCCTCGATCGATCGGTTGTATTTGGTACAATAAAGATAGCAGTAATGTAGAAGAAGCTGTAGACAGATATTTACAACCTTTGGCAATAATCTCCCGTAATCAAATAGTTATTAAAAAGAGGGATGATATCCTATTagttaaagaaaaaaagaaaataattaaagaacTAGATTCGGAATTAATTCCTAGGTTCTTAAAGATGATTCATGGCAGTTCATGTAAGAAGAGTGTCCTAgtagataaatttttaactgcagtggaaaataatggaaatataactCAAGTTTCTAAAAGAATGTTAGTCAGGACTATAAGGAAATACGCCAATTGGGAAAAATACAGAGATGAGGAAACAAAAAGATTCAAGTTTCGTTGGTGTGTTAATCAAGATATGagagaaaaatatgatttaacaAAAGTTAAAGATGATTGTAGGTAG